A window of the Oryzias melastigma strain HK-1 linkage group LG11, ASM292280v2, whole genome shotgun sequence genome harbors these coding sequences:
- the LOC112162626 gene encoding zymogen granule membrane protein 16, protein MLFAAIFALLATSAAADFLPLYSYSPSVGSGSGSSYTVTGEGRITAVRVWEYYSGYIRGVQFRYGYSWSNIAGYTYGYPHEMELYDGEAIVQISGKYSHYLQTIIFVTNRGRSLFVGQPSGTSFNMYPEHQETELVFISGRYHGGLTSLGAHWAVVDPTFNMTAH, encoded by the exons atgcTTTTTGCCGCCATCTTTGCTCTGCTTGCAACTTCTGCAGCAGCTGACT TCCTGCCTCTGTACTCGTACTCCCCGTCAGTGGGATCAGGAAGTGGAAGCTCGTACACCGTTACTGGGGAGGGACGGATCACTGCTGTCCGAGTCTGGGAATACTACAGCGGCTACATCAGAGG CGTCCAGTTCCGCTACGGCTATAGTTGGTCCAACATTGCCGGCTACACATACGGATACCCCCATGAGATGGAGCTGTACGACGGTGAAGCCATCGTCCAGATTTCTGGAAAATACTCTCACTACCTGCAGACCATCATCTTCGTCACAAACCGAGGTCGCTCCCTGTTCGTGGGTCAGCCGTCCGGCACCTCCTTCAACATGTACCCTGAACACCAGGAGACGGAGCTGGTCTTCATCAGCGGACGCTATCACGGAGGCCTCACCTCTCTGGGGGCCCACTGGGCCGTGGTCGACCCCACCTTCAACATGACCGCCCACTAA